Proteins from a single region of Pyrus communis chromosome 6, drPyrComm1.1, whole genome shotgun sequence:
- the LOC137736472 gene encoding rhamnogalacturonan I rhamnosyltransferase 1-like, producing MVSSNGGLNQMRVGICDMVAIASFLNVTLIVPELDNASFWNDRSRFEDIFDVDYFIASLRDEVRILKALPDKQKRRVEIATLYSMAPVSWANMKYYYELILPRIKKYEVLHFTQTNARLANNGIPNEVQKLRCKANYRALRFTPPIEELGKKIVRILREKGPFLVLHLRYEMDMLASSGCTEGCNAKEIEELTNMRFAYPRWKQKIIDSVRKRRVGACPLTPEETALALRALDIDPGIQIYIAAGDIYGGERRMAPLRLAFPHTVKKETLLESSDLEPFRNHSNRMAALDYMVSLESDIFIPTYKGNMAITVAGHRRYLGFRMTIRLHRKLLVELIRQYKNGSLSWDEFSQAVKTGHADRMGSPAPRLEMPGKPKDEEYFYSNPQECLPQIV from the exons ATGGTCTCATCCAATGGAGGATTGAATCAAATGCGGGTTGGT ATTTGTGACATGGTAGCTATTGCAAGTTTTTTGAATGTCACGCTTATAGTTCCTGAGTTGGACAATGCCTCCTTTTGGAATGATCGCAG TCGATTTGAAGATATATTTGATGTGGATTACTTCATTGCATCTCTGAGAGATGAAGTCAGGATACTAAAAGCTCTGCCTGATAAGCAGAAAAGAAGAGTAGAGATAGCTACCCTCTATTCCATGGCTCCTGTTAGCTGGGCCAACATGAAATATTACTACGAACTG ATTCTTCCCCGCATAAAGAAGTATGAAGTGCTGCATTTCACTCAGACCAATGCCAGGCTTGCGAATAATGGGATCCCGAACGAGGTTCAGAAACTGCGGTGCAAAGCGAATTACAGAGCTCTAAGATTCACTCCTCCTATTGAGGAACTGGGAAAGAAGATTGTTAGGATTCTGAGGGAAAAGGGTCCATTCCTAGTTCTTCATCTGAGATATGAAATGGACATGTTGGCATCTTCTGGTTGTACGGAAGGTTGCAATgccaaagaaattgaagaattaACAAATATGAG GTTTGCTTACCCTCGGTGGAAGCAGAAAATAATAGACTCTGTTAGGAAAAGAAGAGTTGGGGCGTGCCCTTTAACTCCTGAGGAAACTGCACTTGCACTGAGGGCTTTGGATATTGATCCTGGCATCCAAATTTATATCGCTGCCGGCGATATATACGGCGGAGAAAGAAGAATGGCGCCTCTGAGACTAGCTTTTCCCCATACG GTTAAAAAGGAGACGTTGCTGGAATCCTCCGACCTCGAGCCCTTTAGGAACCATTCAAACCGAATGGCAGCATTGGATTATATGGTGTCACTGGAAAGCGACATCTTCATTCCTACTTATAAAGGAAACATGGCAATAACTGTTGCAGGCCATAGAAG GTACTTGGGATTCAGGATGACAATTCGGCTACACAGAAAGCTTCTGGTGGAATTGATACGCCAGTACAAAAATGGAAGTCTGAGCTGGGATGAATTTTCACAGGCAGTGAAAACAGGGCACGCTGATCGCATGGGAAGCCCAGCTCCAAGATTGGAGATGCCTGGCAAGCCTAAGGATGAAGAATATTTCTATAGCAATCCCCAGGAATGTTTGCCACAAATTGTTTAA
- the LOC137737662 gene encoding phosphatidylinositol 4-kinase gamma 7-like produces the protein MSQKLDSPVQTQMAVALFSNPLSGEYHGSNRMERKQHTGRRRVFVQTESGCVLGMDLDRSDNVHTVKRRLQIALNVPTDGSSLTFGDVVLKNDLSAVRNDSPLLLTRNLMHRSSSTPCLSPTGRDLQQRDRSGPIEILGNSDRFTRTSQVVKDMVKAIKMGVDPIPVHSGLGGAYYFRNSRGECVSIVKPTDEEPFAPNNPKGFVGKALGQPGLKRSVRVGETGFREVAAYLLDKDHFANVPPTALVKITHSIFNINDGVNGNKTPQKKLVSKIASCQQFIQHDFDASDHGTSSFPVTSVHRIGILDIRILNTDRHAGNLLVRKLDGVGMFGQVELIPIDHGLCLPETLEDPYFEWIHWPQASIPFSDDELEYIEKLDPLEDCEMLRRELPMIREACLRVLVLCTIFLKESAAYGLCLAEVGEMMTREFRSGEEEPSELEVICMEARRMLAEREEVLSPKADSGDQEFLFDIDCEEAEEDCTFKFAADDYLTRASSFPFANGSGHGRSLLSKLEESIEEEEDNEVEEQGALATLPTPEKVPSVSKLSMSLKNTVLVGEKSHLKHMGSKPGNGYMVNTSSGHRSASEQLPASMSFVKLADMSEDDWTLFLEKFQDMLYPAFAKRKSVTLGQRQRQRLGTSCQF, from the coding sequence ATGTCTCAGAAGCTGGACAGCCCAGTACAGACCCAGATGGCAGTGGCACTATTTAGCAATCCGCTCAGTGGGGAGTACCATGGAAGCAACAGAATGGAAAGGAAGCAGCACACTGGTAGGAGGCGAGTTTTTGTGCAAACTGAAAGTGGATGTGTCTTGGGGATGGATTTGGATCGCAGTGATAATGTCCATACTGTGAAGAGAAGATTGCAGATTGCTCTCAATGTCCCAACTGATGGAAGCTCGTTGACATTTGGGGATGTGGTGTTGAAGAACGATCTGAGTGCAGTTAGGAATGACTCCCCTCTTCTTCTCACAAGGAACCTTATGCATAGAAGTTCGTCAACTCCATGTCTCTCGCCTACTGGAAGGGATCTGCAGCAGAGAGATCGGAGTGGTCCTATAGAGATATTGGGGAACTCAGATCGGTTTACTAGGACAAGCCAAGTGGTCAAGGATATGGTGAAGGCCATCAAGATGGGGGTTGATCCAATTCCTGTTCATAGTGGGCTTGGAGGTGCATACTATTTCAGGAACAGCAGAGGTGAGTGTGTTTCGATAGTGAAGCCAACTGATGAAGAACCTTTTGCGCCTAATAACCCAAAAGGTTTTGTTGGTAAAGCTCTTGGGCAACCAGGTTTGAAGCGCTCGGTGCGAGTTGGGGAGACTGGATTCCGAGAAGTCGCAGCTTACCTGCTTGACAAAGATCACTTTGCCAATGTGCCTCCCACTGCCTTGGTGAAGATCACTCACTCTATCTTTAACATAAACGATGGGGTGAACGGGAACAAGACTCCCCAGAAGAAGCTGGTTAGCAAGATTGCATCTTGCCAACAATTTATACAACATGATTTTGATGCCAGTGATCATGGGACATCCAGCTTCCCTGTAACTTCTGTGCATCGTATAGGGATATTAGACATTAGGATTCTTAACACTGACAGGCATGCAGGTAACCTTTTAGTTAGGAAACTGGACGGTGTCGGGATGTTTGGTCAAGTGGAGCTCATTCCAATTGACCATGGCCTTTGTTTGCCGGAAACTTTGGAGGACCCCTACTTTGAGTGGATTCATTGGCCTCAGGCTTCTATTCCATTCTCAGATGATGAGCTTGAGTACATAGAAAAGCTTGATCCGCTTGAGGATTGTGAGATGCTGCGAAGGGAGCTTCCCATGATTCGAGAGGCTTGTCTCAGGGTTTTGGTTCTTTGCACCATTTTCCTGAAGGAGTCTGCTGCATATGGTCTGTGTCTTGCTGAAGTAGGTGAGATGATGACTAGGGAATTTCGAAGTGGCGAGGAGGAACCTAGTGAACTTGAGGTAATTTGTATGGAGGCAAGGAGGATGTTAGCAGAGAGGGAGGAGGTGCTGTCCCCCAAGGCTGATTCGGGAGATCAGGAGTTCTTATTTGACATAGACTGTGAGGAAGCAGAGGAAGACTGCACCTTCAAATTTGCAGCAGATGATTATCTGACCAGGGCATCATCTTTTCCATTTGCAAATGGGAGTGGGCATGGCCGCTCGCTTCTCTCTAAACTTGAAGAAAGCATCGAGGAGGAAGAGGACAATGAAGTGGAAGAGCAAGGGGCATTAGCAACTCTGCCAACTCCAGAAAAGGTCCCAAGCGTTTCAAAGCTTTCTATGTCACTGAAGAACACAGTTTTGGTGGGAGAGAAGAGCCACCTGAAGCATATGGGTTCCAAACCAGGAAACGGATACATGGTGAATACATCATCGGGGCACAGGAGTGCAAGCGAGCAGCTTCCTGCAAGCATGAGCTTTGTGAAGCTGGCTGACATGAGCGAGGATGACTGGACCTTGTTTCTGGAGAAGTTTCAAGATATGCTGTACCCGGCATTTGCCAAACGCAAATCTGTTACCCTAGGTCAGAGGCAGAGACAGAGGCTTGGCACGTCGTGCCAGTTTTGA
- the LOC137736716 gene encoding uncharacterized protein, translating into MSEANIVRRHVILEENKVVKEREKTNSSSKLLKRIYPIGLHKSTSSLSLSSSLSYSMSENSYDYFLTDSNFPLDQKISAAFRFFAQPPPRREYNSPVAKLAQQQISLAQDANDGELRRCNWITKNSDKVYVVFHDECWGVPAYDDNQLFELLALSGMLMDHNWTEIVKRRELFRESFSGFDPNKVAKMGEKEIAEITSNKEIMLVDCKVRCIIDNAKCILKIVREFGSFSSYVWSSVNHKPVINRFRYPRNVPLRTPKAESMSKDLIKRGFRYVGPVIVYSFMQAAGLTNDHLVDCYRYSECVNLAERPWRHI; encoded by the exons ATGTCTGAAGCAAATATTGTAAGAAGACATGTAATTCTGGAGGAGAACAAAGTtgtaaaagagagagagaagacgaACAGTAGCTCTAAACTCCTCAAGAGAATTTACCCAATTGGCCTTCACAAGAGCACTTCATCTCTATCCCTATCCTCATCTTTGTCATACTCTATGTCGGAGAACTCGTATGATTATTTTCTCACTGATTCTAACTTCCCACTGGATCAGAAGATTTCCGCGGCTTTCCGGTTCTTTGCGCAACCACCTCCAAGAAGAGAGTATAATTCTCCAGTGGCTAAACTGGCCCAGCAGCAGATTAGTCTGGCTCAGGATGCTAATGATGGGGAGTTGAGGAGATGCAATTGGATAACAAAGAATAGTG ATAAAGTTTATGTAGTGTTTCACGACGAATGCTGGGGAGTTCCAGCATACGATGACAA TCAATTGTTTGAGCTGCTTGCACTGTCTGGTATGTTGATGGACCACAATTGGACTGAAATTGTGAAAAGAAGGGAGCTTTTCAG GGAATCGTTTTCTGGATTTGATCCGAACAAAGTTGCGAAAATGGGGGAGAAAGAGATTGCAGAAATAACCTCCAACAAAGAAATAATGCTGGTAGACTGCAAAGTGAGGTGCATTATAGACAATGCCAAATGCATATTGAAG ATTGTAAGGGAGTTTGGATCTTTCAGCAGCTACGTGTGGAGTTCTGTGAATCACAAACCGGTCATAAACCGATTCAGATACCCGAGAAACGTTCCTCTGAGGACCCCGAAAGCAGAATCCATGAGCAAGGATTTGATCAAGAGAGGATTTCGGTACGTTGGACCGGTGATTGTGTACTCGTTCATGCAGGCTGCAGGGCTGACAAATGATCATCTGGTGGATTGCTATAGGTACAGTGAATGTGTAAACCTTGCAGAAAGACCTTGGAGACATATCTAA
- the LOC137736338 gene encoding uncharacterized protein, whose protein sequence is MERFFKPKPIAPSTCSGSDNDFSQLRGINELAKKMVKKGLHRTFAYVYLLVQLALVLPVATASVERAFSAMNIIKGPLRNKMGDQWLSDSLVVYIEKDVFSCIGNEAIMKHFQTMKPRRGRLN, encoded by the coding sequence atggaaagatttttcaagccaaagccaatagCACCATCTACTTGTTCGGGTTCTGATAATGATTTTTCTCAATTGAGGGGAATTAATGAGCTTGCTaagaaaatggtgaagaaaGGGTTGCATCGAACatttgcatatgtatatttGCTTGTTCAGTTGGCTTTGGTTTTACCGGTTGCAACTGCTTCAGTGGAGAGGGCATTTTCCgctatgaatatcattaagggtccacttcgcaacaaaatgggagatcaatggttgagtgacagcttagttgtttacattgagaaagatgttttttcatgtattggtaATGAAGCTATCATGAAACATTTTCAGACCATGAAACCTCGTCGTGGACGCttgaattag